The sequence GCCATTAACTAACACATCTAAAGGCTCACCTGCAACACGGTCAAGCTCAACAACCGAGCCTTGGTTTAATTGCAGTAAATTTCTTATGCTAATGCGAGAACGCCCTACTTCCATTGAAATAGTCACTGGAATATCTAAAATAGTATCCAGCTTTCTTTTTTCATCAACAGTTAAGTCGGCTTTTTCATCGGTTAATTCTTCTAACTGGGCAACTTCGGCTTCACCACTCTGGCCACCTTCGTCATCACCTTCCGCTTCGGCTAG is a genomic window of Pseudoalteromonas sp. '520P1 No. 423' containing:
- the fliN gene encoding flagellar motor switch protein FliN translates to MSDDQDTMDEWAAALAEAEGDDEGGQSGEAEVAQLEELTDEKADLTVDEKRKLDTILDIPVTISMEVGRSRISIRNLLQLNQGSVVELDRVAGEPLDVLVNGTLIAHGEVVVVNDKFGIRLTDVISQIERIKKLR